Within the Nyctibius grandis isolate bNycGra1 chromosome 4, bNycGra1.pri, whole genome shotgun sequence genome, the region TAAATGAGGTTTTAACCCCCCTGCCATTCCCAGCACATCTGTGCAGAGACCTCattgctgcctctgctctccaGAGAAACCCCACAGCGTACCTGTAGGAGCTGCTGGGTGGAAACAACCCCCATGGGATGCCCCTTGGTGGGAATGGGAACAGTTCCCATCTCACAGGCTGAATCCTAAAAGTCCACTTCTAACACTGACTAGTGCATAGAAATGAAGCGTACAGCATGGGGGTTACAGAAACCACAGGACCTGGGCGTaccaaaataaatgtgaattcTTGTTCAGTTGCTAGGCACAAGCAGACCATGTAACCCCCCCACCCATGAATTTCATCTGCCAGACCTGGGCTAGCACAGCCTGCACAGAGACCTTTAGTGCAGGGGCTGGCTGGCTTAtagggctggggagggacagaCCAGCCCCATCAGCACAGTCCTGCCCTGCACTCAATCCCTCACCACATATCTCTACTCAGGTCTTTTACAGCTGCAAATGAGCTGCTCACACAGTGAACTTGCTTATTTGTGGATACAAATTCaccattcaaataaaaaaaaagtagcaagaaAGGCAATAAGGATGTGAACTAGAAGCCTACCCATAAGATTTGACctatttttggctttttagaACAAATCAATCTCCAAGCCCTACTTAAGGTACACAAAGACAGACTTATTTAGCTGGGAAGAGAGCTCCACAACCACTTTCAGCAGTTCCCCCCAGAGAAAAATACTCTtgggggcgggggtgggggaaaggagtGATGTGTGGTTCAAAAGCTACTTTTTCATCATATTTATTTGCAACTATAAGACCAGGTTTtctcagagcagagctgttgtCAGCAGAAGCAGGTTCATTTGGGCTGCTCTTCTTGGTGGGTAGGATGTCCCCTGTCCCTTTTCCACTCTTCACCCTCTCTAGATTGGCTATATTATAATGTATCGGTTTAATtgtatattttctctttgaggCTGAAAGTGGAAGATGGCAGAGCCTGAAAGTACAGTCATAAACACCGATGTGAAACAGGTAAAAGGTTGTTCGTTACAAAATGTGCATCCTGGGTTTCTAAAGCAAGTTTTGAAATGCCACTGCAGGAGAGGACACACCACAACCTGGAGCTGCGGTGGTCTGAATTGCTCGTGCCTAGGTTTCAGCAGAAGTGACCTGTCCCaggtgcccagggctgctgggcaCCTGGTCCCGGTGAGGTCCATGTGATTTCCACATGGAAAGAGGTTGCAGGGCTGAACCTCCAGTTGTGTGAACAGGACGGGTGCATTTGATCACGCTTAAATTTTGGAGCAGccagggagaaagcagcagcttctgtacATATATAGAGCCTTTATATTAAACTCTCCAGAAAAGACGCAAATGAAGGGTAAAACCACCAGTACGTGCAGAGAAACCTAGCAGTGCCCAGCTCAGCATAAACAGGCGACCATGGCTGTGCTGTGCCCACAAACACCAAAATTATGAAGCAACTCCCTCTGCTGTGTGATGTGTTCAGACCATATGGCACTTACCAGACAGGTTAGAGTTTCACAGCTGCCTGCCCCATCCTTGGTGGCCTGAAGATGGCTTGGTGGCTTGGACAGGCATATGCTTCgctgggttaaaaactggctggatggccaggcccaaagggTTGTGGTGAAtagagttaaatccagttgtcagctggtcacaagtggtgttccccagggctcagtgttggggccagttttctttaatatctttatcaatgatctggaccaggggatcaaatgcaccctcagtaagtttgcagatgacaccaacttgggcaggagtgttgatctgctagagggtaggaaggctctgcagaaggatctggacaggttgtaTCGATGGaccaaggccaactgtatgaggttcaacaaggccaagtgttggaTCCTGAACTTCGGtcacaataaccccatgcaacactacaggctcagagaagagtggctggaaagctgcctggtggaaaaggatctGAGGATGTTGgtcaacagccagctgaatatgagccagcagtgtgcccattGTGCCCACAGCAGCCAACAGCGTCCTGGCttttatcagaaatagtgtggccagcaggacgagggaagtgatcgtccccctgtacttggcactggtgaggccacaccttcaatactgtgttcagttttgtgtccctcactacaagaaagacactgaggtgctggagtgtgtccaaagaagggcaatgaagctggtgaagggtctagagaacaagtcttatgaggagcggctgagggaactggggttgtttagtctggagaaaaggaggcttaggggagaccttatcgctctctacaactacttgaaaggaggttgtagcaaggagggtgttagtctcttctcccaagtaagaaatgataggacgagaggaaacggcctcaagttgtgctaggggaggtttagattggatatcaggaaaaatttgttcactgaaagggttatcaggctttggaacaggctgcccagggaagtggtggagtcaccatccctggaggtatttaaaagacatgtagatgtggtgcttaggcacatggtttagtggtggacttggcagtgctaggttaattGTTGGGCtcaatcttaaaggtcctttccaaccaaaacgattctgtgatcctaAGATGAAGATTGGGCTTGGACCTCTTCTCCAAAGGCCCTCTGGCGTCAGGACCCATGATGCATAGGTGATgcctcccaccccaccaccctgGTCAGTGGAGCTCTGTGCCCCTCTGCTCACCTCAAAGCTTCTTTGCTGTCTCCCAAcccctctttcctccctgtCCTGCAGAAAGACCCCAGCGAGGCACTGGTCATTGCAGTGACCACCAGAGCCATCTTCAACCTGGAGGAGGAGCATAAGCTCTACCTGgagaagggcaaggaggagTACGCAAGGCACCAGCAGGCCAACCAGGACAAGCCCCTGCCACCGGGCACAGCCTTTGCCTTCATCCAGGTGAGCCACACACCTGGTCTGGGGCACATGCAGACACTCGCAGGATGGGGTGAAAGCTCAGCTTTCCTGGCTTTAGGTCTCAACTTCCATCACGGGGTGCAGATATGCCTGTTCTTGCCTCTTGGCCTCATTGCAGGGCATCGAGACCTGTGCTCCTCACCAGTCCCACATGTCCACCTCCCCGTTGTAGAGtatcctgctccctgccctcctggTGGCGGCTTTTGCAGGGTGGTTGCTCTGTGTGGCTCTCCATAACATGCTAGCCGTGCCGTAGCTGACAGATGCAGCAAACCACTAACCTCTCAATTGCAAAAGGGCCCTGGCAAAGCCATCGCAGTCACGCCCCTCCAGAAGAGTCTCATCTTCTCCTCGCAGGCAGCGCAGTATGTGAACGAGAAGATCCTGGAGAGCAACCCAGCAGAGAAGGACCTCTTTGACATCCTGGTGCTCTCCAACAACAGCCCGGAGAGTGGCGTGCGCATCATCAACAGCACCAAGCACTACGGTAAGGGgaccccatccctgggggtgtctgctcctccctgggggACTGCAAAGCAGATAAAACACCACAGTGGAGCATCAGTGGCAAACACAGAGCCAGGGGATGCAAGGGCAAGGGGTTATTTTGGAAGCAAGCCCCATTCCTGCCAGCCCCACGCAGCTTGCTCAGGGTGCTGAAGCACACCCAGCGTACAGGCTCCTTGGCAAAGCCCAACTCCCTTCAGCCGTATCCTTTGCACTGGGGGGTCTGGCAGCATTTTGCACAGCCTGGGCACCCTCAGGCAGCTACTAAAAAAATGGAGTTCTTAAAAAAACTAAATCCCAGAGTGCTATCAGGAAGGGTCACTTAAGGGAGGGATGAAGGGAATATTTAACTGCACTCTGCAGTTTTGTAGGAGCAACGGGGCAAGAAGATGCGGCAAGAACATGGGCGGGTTCCCTGCACAGCACTGGGAAATGAATTGCTCCGAGCTCTGCAGCAAAGCATGCCAAGACCCAGGGAGGGAAGTGGGGGCTGCAAGGAGGATGTTGCCCCATAACAGACTTTGCTCACATTCCCTGACCCAAAGGCCTGGAGATCTCCAAGTTCTGCTTCGTCAGCGACGAGGACTCCACGCAGTACCTGAAGTCCCACAGGGTCAAGCTCTTCCTCTCGGCTGACAGGACAGATGTCTGCAATGCCCTCCAGAGAGGTGCGTTCTCCCCTTCATCCCACATCCCCAAACCCACCACACTTTTCCCAAGCAGCTCAGTACCAAGAGGCAACACCAGAGCCTGTGCTGTCACAGGGGCAAGGGGGTCAATGGCACGTTGATTACCACTACAGTCCTGAAcagttcagtctcctcttctgtcCCCACCAGCAGCCTGCAAACACACAGGGTTTCTCAGATGCCTTCACAAGTCACCAAGTGCTTTATGCATAATTCTGGCCACAGCTCTGCCATGGGCTGGTCATTCCCTGCCTGACATTAAAGCCTTTCTAACCACTCATGCCACCTACTGCTGCTCACTGGGTCAATGATAGTGCATCGATGATTCCCAGGGCTTTGTGCAGATGCTATAGAAATTTGCTTTCTTGGTACATGCAGAGTTACCATGTGCTCAGTGATAGATATAAGCACATGCTTGACCTGGATCAGAGGGAGTGCCATCTCCCCAACAGCTCTAATGGGGTTAATCGCCTCTGTATTAATTTGCTTGAGTATGAGCACATCAGCTGGCCAAGGTTCTTCAAGGTCAGGAGCGAGCCATCTGCAGCCTGGACTTTCCTTTGCTACACAGCACATCCCTGGAGCCTCCCTGAAGAGCATTATCGCTCTGACAAGTGTCTCTCATCCTGTGTCCACAGAtgagggtgggcagggagcagcttgTAGGAAGAGACCTGTAATTAAGCCAATTACCCCAATCAAGTGGAGGTGCCAGTCCCTGTTAGTCACAGCACACAGTGCTAAATCTGGGCATTAAAGCCAGGCTTGGCAGGGTGAGCAAGCACCAGGAGGGTTGCTCATGCCTACACAACCACCCATCATCTCTTAGTAGACCTCAGTATCTCTCTCAGAGACCTCTCAGATATGAGTCTCTGATCAGCAGTGCTTTCTTGTCCATCCCCATGGGGGGATAACACAGACCTAGAAAGGCTGGGCTGACCCCCACAGAAAGTCCCCTGGCTTGGAGGCCCCAACATTTGCAGTGTGGGACAGGCCGTGGCAGATGCGCAGGGAGGAGCTGGCCATGCACAAGCTGCCCCCAGGACAGGGTGTCCCTCCTGAGCCCCACCTTGCTCTGTCTTGCAGGGGTCTCGGCAGCGCTCGTCTTCCAGCAGGAGGTGCaggcccccagcacccctctccGTGTAGTCTTCGACGGGGATGCCGTGCTCTTCTCCGACGAGACGGACCAGGTCTTCcgggagcaggggctggagggggcagTGCAGTATGAACAGGCGATGGAGGCCGTGCCCATGGGAGAGGTGAGCAAGCCACCCCGCTTTGATGGGCATCCATGGGCTCTGCACCCACCGTGAGCAACTCTCCTGCCAGGGCTTTTCCATGAGGAgccaaaaaaagcacaaacccTTACAGGCTCCCTTTGCATCCACCACTTGGTCCCTGGCGTGGGCCTGATCTGGAGTCCCACTGGAGATGGATCTGGCCTGATGTCTCCTATAAGTGAGACCCCAGCTCAACCCTGGGGTTGTGATTACCTCCATCACCTTTTGTAGGCTGGGACATCTTGCTGTGCAAGTCCCTGCAGGGCTCAGACCCAAAGGCACTGCTCGCTGGGATGTACCTTCCTGGTCACTTTGGGATTAGGATGAGCACCACAACACTCACCTTCCTCCCAAGCACCCCAGTGCACAGCACCAGTCCCAGCACTGACCAATCCTGCACCACACAGGTgtccctgtgctctgcagagccctgagaaacactggaagaggaaCAAATGGCTTGTACAGGCAGAGAAGATGTCTCCTTATTT harbors:
- the LOC137661902 gene encoding cytosolic 5'-nucleotidase 1A-like, yielding MAEPESTVINTDVKQKDPSEALVIAVTTRAIFNLEEEHKLYLEKGKEEYARHQQANQDKPLPPGTAFAFIQAAQYVNEKILESNPAEKDLFDILVLSNNSPESGVRIINSTKHYGLEISKFCFVSDEDSTQYLKSHRVKLFLSADRTDVCNALQRGVSAALVFQQEVQAPSTPLRVVFDGDAVLFSDETDQVFREQGLEGAVQYEQAMEAVPMGEGPLKAFAMHLGKMRKKFSQEKSPIRTYLVTARSGRDMGIRAIKTLREWGLAIDEAFFMDGAPKGPILAQIQPHIFFDDGLHNIQGARDMGVPSAWVPSCC